A genome region from Paludibacterium sp. B53371 includes the following:
- the carA gene encoding glutamine-hydrolyzing carbamoyl-phosphate synthase small subunit: MSATAAILALADGSLFTGHAIGATGLSVGEVVFNTAITGYQEILSDPSYCKQLVTLTYPHIGNVGANSEDNESRAVFASGLIVRDVPLRHSNFRAGQSLSDYLREHKVVAIGGIDTRRLTRILREGGAQAGTIMAGDIDPARAVALAQAFGSMAGQDLAREVSCTSPYEWQEGEWRLGQGFVPRRDVARHVVAYDFGVKHNILRMLAERGCRLTVVPATTPADEVLALQPDGVFLSNGPGDPEPCDYAIRAIRQLLDLRMPLFGICLGHQLLALASGARTGKMKFGHHGANHPVQDLDSGRVMITSQNHGFHVDETSLPANVRVTHRSLFDGTVQGISLTDRLAFGFQGHPEASPGPQDVAYLFDRFTVAIDQQRARTRA; encoded by the coding sequence GTGTCAGCAACAGCCGCTATTCTCGCACTGGCCGACGGCAGCCTTTTCACGGGGCACGCCATCGGCGCCACCGGCCTGTCGGTCGGTGAGGTGGTATTCAATACTGCCATCACGGGGTATCAGGAAATCCTCAGCGATCCCTCATACTGCAAGCAACTCGTCACCTTGACGTATCCCCATATCGGAAACGTCGGCGCGAATTCGGAAGACAACGAATCTCGCGCCGTTTTTGCATCTGGGCTCATCGTGCGCGATGTCCCGCTGCGACACAGCAACTTCCGGGCCGGACAATCGCTGTCCGACTACCTGCGCGAACACAAGGTGGTGGCGATTGGCGGCATCGACACCCGACGATTGACGCGTATCCTGCGCGAAGGCGGGGCCCAGGCCGGCACCATCATGGCCGGGGACATCGACCCTGCGCGCGCCGTGGCACTGGCACAGGCCTTCGGTTCGATGGCCGGCCAGGATCTGGCGCGCGAAGTCAGCTGCACCTCCCCTTATGAATGGCAGGAGGGCGAATGGCGTCTCGGCCAGGGCTTCGTGCCGCGCCGCGATGTGGCGCGCCATGTGGTGGCCTACGACTTTGGCGTCAAGCACAACATTCTGCGCATGCTGGCCGAACGCGGCTGCCGCCTGACCGTGGTGCCGGCTACCACGCCGGCCGACGAAGTGCTGGCGCTGCAACCTGACGGGGTCTTCCTGTCCAATGGCCCCGGGGATCCGGAGCCTTGTGACTACGCCATTCGTGCTATCCGCCAGTTACTGGATCTGCGCATGCCGCTGTTCGGTATCTGCCTTGGCCACCAGTTGCTGGCGTTGGCAAGCGGCGCCCGAACCGGCAAGATGAAGTTCGGCCATCATGGCGCCAATCACCCGGTGCAGGATCTCGACAGCGGGCGGGTGATGATCACCAGCCAGAACCATGGTTTTCATGTCGATGAAACCTCGTTGCCGGCCAATGTGCGCGTGACGCACCGCAGCCTGTTCGACGGCACGGTGCAGGGCATCAGCCTGACCGACCGTCTGGCCTTCGGTTTTCAAGGTCACCCGGAAGCCAGTCCGGGACCTCAGGATGTGGCCTATCTGTTCGATCGCTTCACTGTGGCCATCGACCAGCAACGTGCCCGTACCCGCGCCTGA